The DNA sequence ACTCCCGCGATGATGCACAGATGGTGGGGAGGAAGAACAACCTGAAGGTGCTCGACGTCTCTCTCACTCCCCTTCTGTTTTGCACTCCTGTTTCACGCTCTCTCCTCATTCCTCCCACACACTGATTAAAATAACGTCTGTCTTTATTTGATCTCTCATTATGCTTCACATTAGTGGCGCTGTTATCACAATTTCAGATGTTGTTCTTGCTCACGTAGGCACCGAGTTCGTACTGCGCTCCGTTCGATTACGATGCAAACAGAGTGCCCATTGCCCCCTGTGGTGCCGTGGCCAACAGCATGTTCAATGGTAAGACCCATTGTAGAATTATGCCATCAAGCGGTTTTACTTACTTCtgtttgtgcttgtttttttttttttttagattcattaACAGTGATGTATAATCCAGCGGTTGGGTCAGAAATACAAGTTCCACTCTACAGGAAAGGCATTGCATGGTACACGGACAAAAACGTCAAGTTCCGTAACCCTCCGACCAACGACACGTTCACACTCCAACGAGCCTTTGATGGTCGGCTACACACCATATAGGCCTACACCACCTGTttatgaacataacgtgtcttgTTTTTCTCACTTTTGTCTCTCTGTTTGTTTTCAGGCACGACTAGGCCCTTATATTGGCAGCGTCCGGTTTATGAGCTGGATGACACAGACTCCAACAACAATGGCTTCATAAATGACGACCTGATTGTTTGGATGAGAGAGGCGGCCTTCCCTAATTTCAAAAAGCTTTATGGGGTTCTCAATCGTGCTCAAGGGCCTTTCACTGAAGGCCTGCCACCTGGAAACTACACCCTCTCTATAAATTACAGTATCCTTTGCTTGATGGAGAACAGAATTGGTTGTAAGTGGAGGGAAATTGTTTAGCAGCACTGACAGGCTTTTGAGTTTGGTGACAAAACCTATGAAACCGCTTACAAATTTACATAGTCACTATATGAAgtcttcttttctttttggtTGAAAATATTCATCAGTGTCaaatagttttcatttatttgtatttttttcataagCAGGTTTGGCCTTGACCAATCAATCCAGATTTTCCTGTTGAGCCCTTTAGAGGTCGGAAGGAGCTGGTGATCTCCATGGTGACCTGGTTTGGTGGGCAGAATTACTTCCTGCCCATAGCGTACCTGGTGACCAGTGGACTGATTTTGGTGGCAGCTGTTGTACTCACGATGGTTTATGTGAAAGTGGGCAAAAAAGGCAAGAACATGGAGGACTAAACCAAAAGAAGATGGAAATATCCAACAGGAAAGAATGACATCAAATTGCACTTCAGTCATTATTAGGCATATTGAAAGCtattgaaatttattttaaagtttacatATCAGACGCTATAATTTTTAGAAAATGTGTTGACCAAAGCCCATTTGATACGGTTCTCTAATTATATTTATAGTCTGATATAAAGTGGGATTCAAAATTCTGAGTTCACACTAAAATATGAGTGAAAATAAAATAGTGTGTGTGATTTGTGTTATTATATGATTTGGATTGGAAACAAACAAACCTGTATGAAAGCAGACAGTTGCATACAATTGCATTTTACACATGGACTTTTGAACCCCGCTATAAGCTTCATGATTATATTCTGTTGAGCTGTGAAACTGGCCTGTATTTTCAGACaagaaattataatttcaaaatatatatgtatatatatagtttttaaacaGTATGCAGTTAcagactattattaatattaatagtcagtattAAGTATGTTCCGCATATTTGCAGTTACCAGTAATGTGTCCTaactgccagcaggaggcgcctGTGACAATCCTGCTCTGTGAACGCCCGGCGCGATTACAAACCTCCTGTGTGTGTTTACTGAACACCGCGTTTACTTGTTATACAGCACACGAGTGGcaattttgaaatttgaaaattgCATTAGAATGCATCAGTTTACAAACTTGACTTATGTATTTGCTATGGGCTTTCAATACTCCAGACAGTTTACAAAGTAACTCCTTGCTCGTCAGTATGGTATAATTCCACTCAGTCAGGCGCTAATATTTGCAGGACATTTTAGGACACTTGTCGGTCTGAATTGATTTTGAGGAACTTTGTATAGACGCGTGGAAAATCAATAGGAGTAGATGACGTATCAGTGAGTGACAGGAGTGTTTTCTAATTATTCTGTAATTATTACACCTGCATTATGACCTATGATATTAATTAAGGGACGACATAAAATATTTGAACTTTAAAATGTTCTGGTCACACTGCAACACTACTTGAATGAACTACAAAACAGTGggtcattaaaatattaaaaaagaattggtaaatgtgtgtaaaaaaattattttgcacatatgtaattacattatttgaatatgaaattttgatgttgaaaaatacattttgggattttaACTGGGGTCGCGTTAATAAATGTGCGTTTATATGTTAATAgttatgtgaatattaaataaaaataagaaacagcACTGCTGAATAAATTTGAAAGCCATGATACATTCATTAATCCAGTTGtctaaaaaagatatatataaaacttcagtttaacatttaaaattgttttatatacaaTCAATCTACAGTACCAATCATCATTTAGAGACAGATGTACAGTGAACAGCAGacacacatgaacacaaacaGACTTGCACAGAAACACATCACATACAACTCTGACAGGATTTCAAAAACTATAAGCAGACATGCACATACACGACTGAATCTGGTTTACTTTTAAACTCACAAAGACATTAAACATACATGCACGTCCACAGAGACACCACTGTGGACATTGCATTGCTTTAAGCCAGTAAACTATCGCAAGTACCgaaatatgactttttttatatattgtagtaAAGGACAATTGTAACAGTGTACAAATCTGATTCTGAACATACATCACCCTGGCATCCAAAATCCATAGTGTGAGGCAATGTTTGGTCTGATAACATTAAATCAAATGGATAATATGCTTGGACTGATTATCCATCAGGTTGTTTGGTCAAGtcaacgattaaaaaaaaaaaaaaaagacatataaagaCAACTTGGCACAGAGCAATGCACAGAGTGTTATAGGCAAGAATGTAGGCATCCTGTGTTTTGCTCTTTAACCTTTGACTGCTATAGGGTCACATCTGGTAAAGGTACCCATTAGGACAGTGTAACCATGAAAGCAGTGCATGCTTGGTAGCTTAAACCTGACCTGTTAGTGGTTTGGGAGTATTAATACAAGACACATCAGcaggaaaaataaaatggatgtttGCGTGGCACAGGTATTGACGTGCATGACTAATAATATATTTGGCATGAATGTGTATGTGCAGTCAAGCACGGAGGACTTTTCCATGGAAATTGAAAATGCAGAACCTGCAACATTGCAGtaccattatttttaagaaagGCCTTGCTAGTTCCTGCGCTGAATAAATGTTAATCTACTTTAATTCATTCAGACTAAACTAAACAATGCACGCTACCAACATCTGTTCCAATACCTTGTGAGCTGCATACCaagacagcattttaaggcataaAATGTTTTCGCCTAAAAAGCACTGCAAATTGCAGTGAGTTCAGTGAAAAAAGTTCATCCAAGATGGCTGACATGTTGTaacaaatattttgttaattataaatAACCAAATCATTCAATAATGAAAACTATCTATAGCCTAACtagttaaatatatgtaaaaactgACTATTTTGCccaatatttgtgtgtaaaatgtatttttgtgcttATTAGACTGCTGTTgagttagcttagcaacatgctaaccatTCTTAAGCATTGCAAAATAGTTACCCCTAAGTTTCCATATAatggctggaatacactacaagATTTTTAACACTAGGCATCACACATTTGCAGACTTTGGTTACGGAGGAAAAACTGGGCACCATTGGGAGTTTGTGGTCAACACAATCTAATGTGAAATCAGTCGCTTCAAATTTGCAGACTGGCTGTGACTTTTTCGGCATCAAGAATTGATTTTTCCAGATTG is a window from the Carassius gibelio isolate Cgi1373 ecotype wild population from Czech Republic chromosome A9, carGib1.2-hapl.c, whole genome shotgun sequence genome containing:
- the LOC128019880 gene encoding cell cycle control protein 50A produces the protein MGKKQAGTGPLSRRPDNSAFKQQRLPAWSPSLTAQTVLPTFYILSLVCLFLGIWLFITVENTYELKVDYTNAGTCERCFDLRKHVIASKTPCTCTVSFQVPKTFQGDVFFYYGLRNFHQNLRRYMDSRDDAQMVGRKNNLKAPSSYCAPFDYDANRVPIAPCGAVANSMFNDSLTVMYNPAVGSEIQVPLYRKGIAWYTDKNVKFRNPPTNDTFTLQRAFDGTTRPLYWQRPVYELDDTDSNNNGFINDDLIVWMREAAFPNFKKLYGVLNRAQGPFTEGLPPGNYTLSINYNFPVEPFRGRKELVISMVTWFGGQNYFLPIAYLVTSGLILVAAVVLTMVYVKVGKKGKNMED